CTTGAATCCGGAAAGGAATTGAAAGCCCTAAGCCCCTACGGGGTGCGCGGGGGGCCGGCCGGGCCGGCCGGGGGCCTGTGCTCTTGAATCCGGAAAGGAATTGAAAGTAAGCATAGCGGCTTTCTTGGCATTGATAATTCGTAGCTTGAATCCGGAAAGGAATTGAAAGTCTCGATTCTAGGCCCAGCAGGAAGGGCTGAGCGTAACCCATGTACTCGTAGTTAAAAGCGTAGCTAAGGTAGCTTTCGGGACTGGATTAGTTCAGCACGAACGGAAAAAATTTTTCCCGGGATGCTAAACTAATCCCGTCCTATTCCGTCTTATCCCTTTTTTAACTTAACCCGTACGGCATAAAGTAATTAAACCTAATGAACTCCTCTCTAGTTAGTAGAAGGCCATGAGGGCATCCGTAATAGCTACGCTCGGAACGAGTCCGCCCGTCGTCACGGAGTTCATACAGTACGTTGAGAAGGAGGAGAGGGTGTCGGACCTCACCCTGGTACTCACGGGCGAGAAAACGATTCAAGAAGGGGCCAAGCTCGTAGAAGTCGCCGTTAGGAGCAAGTACCCTCATATCCGCGTTCACACCAAAAACTTGCCCTTTAACGACATACTCAGCGAAGAAGATAACATAAGGTTCATGGGCATATGTGCCGAAATTCTGAGGGAACAACGGGAGATACACAAGGCCGATAAGGTCTACGTATGCTTAGCTGGCGGAAGAAAGGAGATGACCGTAGCACTAGCCATGCTCGGCCAGATATTAGACGTAGACGGGATCTACCATGTGGTTGCCCCGGAGATAAAAAGCCTGAGCGTTGACCTGGAGCGGGCAAGGTATGAAATATCGGAGCTAGCCAATCATCCAGACCCTATGAAGTATTATGAAGAGAAGCGCGAATTTTTTAACAACCTCATGTACCCCCATCCTTCAACCTATAACGTTATTCGGATACCTGTAATTCCTTACCCAAAGGAAACCCTACTCCAGATAGCTTCCTTGCTAGGTGCGGGCGCAGTACAGCGCGATAAGATCAGGATACCGCCGGATCTGTTGGAGAGGTTGGCAAAGGTTGGATTGATAAAGTTAACAAAGGATAAGGTCTACGTCCTAGACGCCGGAAAAATGTTATATCGACACGTATTTGGTGGGGGTAAATTTTAAATACTCTGACGAATATTTGAAACATTTATGCTTAATACTTCTTCAGCCCTTGACTTGTTAAAGGGCTTAACAACCTCTCAGGTTAAACAAGGGGAGGATGTTTGAATGCTCAAACCTTCTTTTGATTTTGAGGAGTTTATGGGTCAGAAGATATACGACCTCGCGGTTGAAGCTGGCACTGCGTTGGTTAGAGCCGACAAAACTACGATCTCCCAGCTCATAGAGGTCTTCCAGAGCGAGGATAATGCTGTAAGTGCTTGTCCGTTGCTCATTCTACACGTAATCAGGCAGTCCTCGAGAGATGAGTTGCCTAAGCATGGTGCGAACATTCTCGTCAGACACTTAAGTTACATCTATCAGAAACTTAAAGATGATAGGGAGAAGATCGGTCAGGCAATCTTCAAGTATCTTACCTTAGTTAAGTGGATATACGAGTCTAGACCCAGCAAACAGTTTAACACATTCCAGGAGTTCGTGGAAAGCATAAGGTGAGCTATTTGGGTTATGGCGATTTTGATAATTTTAAAGCACTCTACGAGTTAAAGATGGAATTGATTAACGAAACACCGCTCTCCATAGGTTCCGGCAAAAGCGCCTTCGGGGCCGTGGACAATCCCATAGTTAGGATGGGCAAGAGGCCCTACATACCTGGTAGTAGTTTGAAGGGAGTTCTCAGGGCAGAGTCTGAGCGCTTTGTCAGAGCACACTTTGGTGAAGACAAGGTATGCAACATCATGTATCCTAAGGAGGAGCTAGATAAGAAGGAAAAGCAGAAAGAGGCTTACAAACCTTGCATAGTATGCAGGATCTTCGGCGGTCCGACGATAGCGTCCCACATAACAATATACGACGCCTACCCAATGGATGATAACTACTCCGTGAAGGTGAGACGTAGAGTCTCCATATGCAGACTTACGGGTGGCCAGCATCCGGGTAGGCTCTTCGAAGTTGAACAAGTGGAGCCTGGGGCTAGATGGTTGTGTACGATGCGTATAGAGAACATAGAAATTTTGGGTGACGGGCAAGAGGAAGAGGTGAAGGTGCTACGCGCCCTTATGGGCATCATGGGAAAGTTCGGGATAACGGTAGGTGGGAAGAGAAGCATAGGATTGGGGCTCCTTAAAGTTAGACTACTCGAGGCCAGGAAGCTCGTTATAGAGGACGGACAGTACAAGTATGTTGATGTGACGGATAGTGTCGCCAAACTCTTCGAGGGGCGAGGATGAATATGAGGTTCCCGTGGTATACACATGTCATGCTTCAGAGGTTCCTGAGGTTTGATATCAAGATCGTCAACGAGGGGCCTCTAAGAATAGGTAGCGGTAAAACTGTTCCTCTTAGGGCCATCGACCTTCCGGTTACAACTATAAAGTTGCCGCAAGGTGATGTGGCCTATATACCAGGAAGTAGTCTCAAAGGTGTCATACGTTCAACTTGCGAATTCATAGCAAAATCCTCCGGCATCGAAGAGGTATGCATGGCTGGTGCTTGTAGCACTAAGCATCTAGAAGGGGATCGTGAACGCACATACCACAAAGCTCTAGATGCTGCTCTAAAGAATAACGACATAGAAGGTGTCATAAGGATACTTGATCGATATTGTATTGTATGTAAGACCTTCGGCTCTAGCAGCTTCGGCTCCCACGTTGAGTTTCAAGACGCCTACCCTAAAGGTAAAGTAGCCCTCGGCATAAAGAGCGGCATAGCGATAAACAGGAGGAGCGGGGCCGTAAAGAAGAGAGCGTTGTATGAGATCGAGTACGTAGAACCTGGCAATGAGTTCTTCGGCTCAATAACCATCAGAAACTTGCCTAACTACTTAGTGGGCCTTATCTCGTTGGCATTGGATTACCTGAACTCCGGTCTGATGAAGTTGGGAGGTTTCAAGTCCAGGGGCTTCGGTAAGGTCATGATTAACGTTACGAAGCTGGATGGTTATATCTTCGACGATCTAGGAGCGTACAAGCTTCTGAAGGATGTAAAGTCACTTAAGCCCCTTGACGAGCTAGA
Above is a genomic segment from Aigarchaeota archaeon containing:
- a CDS encoding CRISPR-associated protein Csx14; this translates as MRASVIATLGTSPPVVTEFIQYVEKEERVSDLTLVLTGEKTIQEGAKLVEVAVRSKYPHIRVHTKNLPFNDILSEEDNIRFMGICAEILREQREIHKADKVYVCLAGGRKEMTVALAMLGQILDVDGIYHVVAPEIKSLSVDLERARYEISELANHPDPMKYYEEKREFFNNLMYPHPSTYNVIRIPVIPYPKETLLQIASLLGAGAVQRDKIRIPPDLLERLAKVGLIKLTKDKVYVLDAGKMLYRHVFGGGKF
- the csx7 gene encoding CRISPR-associated RAMP protein Csx7; the encoded protein is MGYGDFDNFKALYELKMELINETPLSIGSGKSAFGAVDNPIVRMGKRPYIPGSSLKGVLRAESERFVRAHFGEDKVCNIMYPKEELDKKEKQKEAYKPCIVCRIFGGPTIASHITIYDAYPMDDNYSVKVRRRVSICRLTGGQHPGRLFEVEQVEPGARWLCTMRIENIEILGDGQEEEVKVLRALMGIMGKFGITVGGKRSIGLGLLKVRLLEARKLVIEDGQYKYVDVTDSVAKLFEGRG
- the csx7 gene encoding CRISPR-associated RAMP protein Csx7; this translates as MNMRFPWYTHVMLQRFLRFDIKIVNEGPLRIGSGKTVPLRAIDLPVTTIKLPQGDVAYIPGSSLKGVIRSTCEFIAKSSGIEEVCMAGACSTKHLEGDRERTYHKALDAALKNNDIEGVIRILDRYCIVCKTFGSSSFGSHVEFQDAYPKGKVALGIKSGIAINRRSGAVKKRALYEIEYVEPGNEFFGSITIRNLPNYLVGLISLALDYLNSGLMKLGGFKSRGFGKVMINVTKLDGYIFDDLGAYKLLKDVKSLKPLDELDGEVEVDLSDIQGTLERFKRRWIEYVQASKRRRAG